In the Psychromicrobium lacuslunae genome, CTACCAGGCGCAGTCCAACCGCTATCTGGAGAACCGCGGCATCAAAGACACCTCCGATGCTCAGGTCTGGGCTTTCCTGGGTGACGGCGAAATGGACGAGCCGGAATCCCGTGGCCTGCTGCAGCTCGCTGCCAATGACAAGCTGGACAACCTTAACTTCGTGATCAACTGCAATCTGCAGCGCCTTGACGGTCCGGTGCGCGGCAACGGCAAGATTATGCAAGAACTTGAAGCTTTCTTCCGTGGCGCCGGTTGGAATGTGATCAAGGTGGTCTGGGGCCGCGAGTGGGATAGCCTGCTGGCCAAGGACGACGACGGCGCGTTGGTCGACATCATGAACACCACTGTCGACGGCGACTATCAGACCTATAAGGCAGAGTCCGGCGGTTTCGTCCGCGAGCACTTCTTCGGAAAGTCCCCGCAGACCAAGGAAATGGTCGCCGATATGACCGATGAAGAGATCTGGAACCTCAAGCGCGGCGGTCATGACTATCGCAAGGTTTACGCTGCGTACAAGGCTGCCGTGGAGTTCAAGGGCAAGCCAACTGTGATTCTGGCGCACACCGTCAAGGGTTACGGCTTGGGCACCCACTTCGAGGGCCGCAATGCGACCCACCAGATGAAGAAGCTCACTCTGCAAGACCTCAAGGATTTCCGAGATCACCTGCGGATCCCGATCACCGATGAGCAGCTCGAGGCCGATCCCTACAGCCCGCCTTACTACCACCCGGGGATGGATGCGCCGGAGATCAAGTACTTGATGGAGCGACGTCAGGCACTCGGCGGCTTCCTGCCCGAGCGTCGGCACCAGCACACCGAGCTGACGCTGCCGGGCGATAAGGCTTATGAGGTAGCCAATCGTGGTTCCGGCAAACAGCTAGCTGCCACCACGATGGCCTTCGTCCGTTTACTCAAGGACCTAATGCGGGACAAGGAATTCGGCAAGCGAGTGGTGCCGATCATCCCTGATGAGGCACGTACTTTCGGCATGGACTCGTTCTTCCCGACCGCTAAGATCTACAACCCGAAGGGTCAGAATTATCTCTCGGTGGACCGGGATCTGGTGTTGGCCTACAAGGAATCCCCGGCCGGTCAGATTGTGCACGCAGGCATTAATGAAGCTGGCTCTGTTGCGGCCTTCACCGCAGCGGGGACTTCCTACGCTACTCACGGCGAACCGCTGATCCCGATTTATGTTTTCTACTCGATGTTCGGCTTCCAGCGCACCGGTGACGGGCTTTGGGCTGCGGCCGATCAGATGACCCGCGGCTTCGTGATTGGGGCCACCGCTGGCCGCACCACGCTGACGGGTGAAGGTCTGCAACACGCGGATGGTCATTCGCTGATTCTGGCTTCGACTAACCCTGCGGTGGTCAGCTACGACCCGGCCTATGGTTACGAAATCGGTCACATCATGCGTTCCGGTCTGGAGCGGATGTACGGCAAGGACGGCTCGCTGACCGAAGAGCAGCGGAACGTGATGTACTACTTGACCGTCTACAACGAGCCGATCCTGCAGCCGGCAGCTCCCGAAGAACTCGACGTGAATGGCATCGTGAAGGGTATCTACCTGCTCGCCCCGGCCAAGATCGATGGTCCGCGCACACAGCTGCTAGCTAGTGGCGTGGCGGTACCGTGGGCGCTCGAAGCACAGCAGATCCTCGCTGAGGAATGGGGTGTCTCGGCGGACGTCTGGTCGGTCACTTCCTGGACCGAATTGCGTCGCGATGGCCTCGCTGCGGAAGAGGAACAGTTCCTCAACCCGGCAGCTCAGGCTCGCACCCCCTTTGTCACCCAGCAATTGGCTGGCGCGACCGGTCCGATTGTCGCGGTGACCGATCATATGAAGGCGGTACCGGATCAGATTCGCCAATTCGTGCCGAATGAGTTTGCCACCCTGGGCGCCGATGGCTTCGGCTTCTCGGATACTAGGGCCGCGGCTCGTCGTTTCTTCAAGATCGATTCGCACTCCATCGTGGTGCGAGCGCTAGAAATGCTGGCGCGTCGCGGTGAGATCGATTGGCAGGCTCCTACGCAGGCAATCGAAAAGTACCGGCTGCTTGATGTGAACGCTGGCACTACCGGCAACGCTGGCGGCGATAGCTAGTTCAGCAGGCCGTACCAAGGTGCCGTTATCTGGCCTCAGTGAATCCACGATTCACTGAGGCCAGACTGCATTAAACCCTGGATAACTGTGCTCCTGAAGGCCGTGCCGAGAAAATCCGCGCGGAGTAGGATAAGAGCACCTCAGCGGCTCGCGAGTTCCGGCTGTTCTGACCGGGGCATCGTTCTGCCAAGGACAAACTACCGGCCGCTGATTCCCGGACCGCGAAGGAGCGAGATGCTGTTGGTATCGATGGGTGTATCGATTGATGGGTATATCAACGACCGCAGTGGCGGTATCGGCTGGACAGTACCGAGCGATGAGTTGTTCGCCTTCCATCTCGCCCGAGTCAGCCAACTTGGCGGCTGCCTCTTGGGCCGACGAATGTACCAGACAATGCAAGTCTGGGAGACCGATCCAACGCTGATTAGAACACCGCTCGACGCAGAATTCGCTGAGGTCTGGAAAGCGCTACCGAAAGTCGTCTTCAGCCGTAGCCTGGATCGAGTCGAAGGGAATGCGCGCCTCGCCACCGGAACGCTGAGTGAAGAGATCGAGAGCCTTCGGGCATCCACCGATAAGGATATCGAGATCAGTGGCGCGGAGTTGGCAGGCCCGGCGATCGAGGCTGGCCTGGTCGACGAACTGGGGATTTTTCGGTATCCGATTATCGTCGGCGGTGGCACACCTTTGCTTCCCGCCGTTCCCACGCCAATCACCTTGGACCTGGTGGAAAGTCGAGTCTTCAGCCCAAACGTGATCTATGAACGCTATCGCCGGGCGAATGGCTCCTCGGCACCGAGCGATGGACCAAGCCAGTGAAACTGCTACTCACCTCCGGAGGAGTCACCAACGCGAGCATCCGTGAGGCATTGACCGAACTTTTGGACAAGCCTATCGAGGAGTCCAGCGCGCTCGTGGTACCCACCGCACAATGGGGTCAGCCGATGTGTTCAGCCCAGACGGTCTGGAAAACCATTGCAGATGGCTGGGACGCCCCAGGAGGTTTGTGCGGTCTGGGTTGGAAGTCGATTGGTGTGCTAGAACTAACTGCTTTACCAAGCATCGATGAGGAACGCTGGACCCGCTGGGTGCGAGATGCCGACGCACTGCTCGTCGATGGCGGCGAAGCCAGTTATCTCAGCCACTGGATCAAACAATCAGGTCTTGGGCAACTGTTGCCCGAGTTGCAGGAAACCGTGTGGCTTGGTGTCAGCGCAGGCAGCATGGCGCTGACACCAAGAGTTGGCCGGGAGTTCCTCAATTGGCGTCCCGAGCAAGGCGACGAAACGCTCGGCTTGGTCGATTTCTCAATATTTCCTCACCTCGACTATCCCGGTTGGCCGGATCACACCATCGAACACGCGCAGCGGTGGGCACGGAATATTCCGGGGCCTGCCTATGCCCTCGATGATCAATCAGCGATCCGGGTCGAGAACACTGAGGTAAAACTCGTTTCAGAAGGACGATGGGAACTTCTCAAGACCTGATCAAGGCCGGTCAAGGCTGATCACGAGTCTTCGACTGCCCTTCGAGGCCTCCGTCGTTCTCGACAAGGCTTGTCGGATTCACACAAAATAGTTGAGCTTATTCCTCCATAACAACTGAATGATTGTTAGATTCATACAAGAACTAGGTCTAGACTCTCTTCATGCCTTCTTTAAAACCTGCCAAGGTTAGTGCCCTGAGTAATCCGCAGACCTTGGCTAAACTACGCTCCAGCATTGGCATCCTTTCCACTACCACGACCAAACAACTCGACGTCTCGCTGCCGTGGTTCCGTCGCCTGGACGCCGAAGAGCGCAGCGCCCTGGGCCTGCTGGCCCAAAACGGCATCGCTTCGTTCGTTAGCTACTATGAAAAGCCCGCCTCACCGGCCTGGGTTCTCACCGATATTTTTGGAAACGCACCAACCGAGCTAGCTAGTTCGATTAGCCTGCAAAAAGCGCTCCAGGTAATTCGGATTGTGGTTCAGACAGTCGAAGACCAAGTCCCCGATTTAGCCGCCCCCGGCGATGAGGCTGCACTGCGGGAAGCCGTTTTGCGTTACGCCCGGGAGGTGGCGTTTGCGGCTGCGGATGTCTATGCGCGGGCGGCCGAATCACGTGGCGCGTGGGACACCCGTCTGGAATCGTTGATCGTCGATGCGATCCTGCGCGGCGAGAATACCGATGTGCTGCGTTCCCGGATTGCCGCCCTCGGTTGGAAATCAGACGACCGGTTCACCGTGATGGTCGGCTCGGCGCCGGAGGGAGCTGGCCAAGGCTTTGTCAACGAGTTGCGTCGAGCGGCCAGCCGACACGCCGAAGACGCCTTAGTGGGCATCCAAGGTGACCGGTTGATCGTGGTGCTTGGCGGGGTGAACGATTCTGAAAGCGCCTACTTCCGAATTAGCGAACTATTCGGCCAGGGTCCGGTGGTTTACGGCCCGGAGGCGGCTTCGCTCGTGGAAGCCAGCCATTCGGCTAGGGCAGCCTTCGCCGGGCTGGCAGCGATCCGCGCCTGGCCCCAAGCGCCCCGCCCCGCTGCCGCTAATGACCTATGGCCTGAGCGGGTGATGAACGGTGACGACGATGCGCGGCGAGCCTTGGTGCGAGGGATCTATCGTCCGCTGTTAGCGGCTTCAAATGGGCTGGTCGAGACGCTCAGCAGCTACCTCGCCCTGGGCCATTCGCTTGAAGCAACTGCCCGCGAGCTATTCGTCCACGCCAACACGGTGCGTTACCGCTTGCGGCGGGTGACCGATGTTACCGGTTGGGATCCGCTGCTGCCCCGGGAGGCTTTTGTCCTGCAAACCGCCCTTGCGGTCGGTAGACTGGCACAACCCATGAAAGCCCAATGATGGACAGTCAACTAAAACTCGGACTGCTTTCGTGGCAACTACTGATACTTTTTGTAGACAACCTACAAGATGCCTGCAGCAGCTTGGTGTCGACAAACACCGGAAAATCCGGTTCTTTTTGGAAAGCTAGATAACGTGTTTGCAATCCTCTGCCCTGGACAGGGCGCCCAGTCCCCCGGCTTCCTCGCTCCTTGGCTCGAGTTGCCTGGCGTTGCGGAACAATTAGCCGCGCTCAGCGAGGTCGCCGGTGTTGACTTAGCTGCACACGGTACCAGCTCTGACGCTGAGACCATTAAAGACACCGCCATCGCGCAGCCGCTGATCGTGGCCGCGGGCTTGATTGCTGGCCGGGCGCTGCTCGGCGATCAGCTGCTCAGCAGCGCTAATCCTCACGCTCTTGCCGCGGGTCATTCGGTAGGCGAAATTACCGCATCCGCGCTGACCGGGCTTTTGAACGAGACGGCGGCGATGACCTTCGTCCGGGAACGTGCCAATGGAATGGCAAAGGCGGCCGCCGTCACCCCGACCGGAATGAGCGCCGTGCTAGGTGGCGACCCCGTCGAGGTCTTGGCCGCGATTGCCGCGGCCGGGCTCACCCCGGCCAATGTCAACGGTGCGGGGCAGACCGTGGCCGCTGGCACCCTTGAGCAGCTCGCCGCGTTCGCAGAGAACCCGCCTGCCAAAGCCAGAGTCATCCCACTGAAGGTAGCCGGTGCATTCCATACCGAGCATATGGCTTCCGCGGTGACAGCACTGGAGTCCCTCAAACCAACGCTGAATCCTAGCGATCCCGCAGTCACCTTGCTTTCCAACTACGACGGGGCCGAGGTCTCCTCCGGTGCCGCCGGGCTAGAGAGCTTGATTGCGCAGGTCTCTCGTCCGGTGCGCTGGGATCTTTGCATGGAGACCATGCTGAGCCGCGGCGTCTCCGCCGTTATCGAATTGGCTCCCGCCGGGACCCTGGTGGGACTAGCCAAGCGAGCAATGCCGGGCGTGAGCAGTGTCGCGGTAAAAACACCCGCCGATCTTGAAGCAGCCCGTGAACTGATCGCAAGCGCCGCCTCGGCAGCGCCAGCGGAAGGGAAATAATGTCCACCCCCAGTCTCAAACAATCTGCTCTCCGGGAGCACAGCCGCATCCTAGGCCTCGGCTCCTACCGCTCCGAACTGGTCGTCACCAATGATGACGTTTGCCAGTGGATCGATTCCTCCGATGAGTGGATTCGGCAGCGCACCGGCATTGTCACCCGCCGTCGCGCACCGAAGGAAATCGGCGTGGTCGAAATGGCTGAGGCGGCCGCTCGCGAGGCAATGGCTCAAGCTGGCATTGAGGCCTCTCAGCTGGGCGCGGTCATCGTTTCCACCGTGACACACCAGTTCGCAACCCCCTCGGCGGCATCGCTGCTGGCCGATCGGCTCGGCGCGACTCCGGCCCCGGCTTTTGATATCTCGGCGGCCTGCGCTGGTTATTGCTATGGCATAGGTCAGGCCGATGCGCTAGTTCGCTCCGGCACCGCTGACTACGTCTTGGTGGTCGGTGTTGAGAAGCTCTCCGACGTGATCGACAACCACGAACGCACCATTTCCTTCCTGCTCGGTGATGGTGCCGGTGCGGCCGTTATTGGCCCTTCCGAAAGCGCTGGCATCGGGCCGACCATCTGGGGCTCCGACGGTAGCAAGTGGGACGCTATCGGGATGACCCATTCGCTGCTTGAGGTTCGAGATTTCTCGCTCGCAGCACGCACCGACACCGGCCCGGACGAAGCGCTGGCTTCTGCTGGCATGAACCTTTGGCCGACGCTACGTCAGGACGGCCAAACAGTTTTCCGCTGGGCGGTCTGGGAGATGGCCAAAGTGGCCAAGCAGGCGCTGGAGGCCGCTGGCGTCACCGCTGATGATCTTGCTGCTTTTGTGCCCCACCAGGCCAATATGCGAATTATTGATTCTCTGGTGAAGGAACTGAAGCTGCCCGACCACGTGGTGGTTGGCCGCGATATCGAAGACACCGGCAACACCTCCGCCGCATCGATCCCGCTGGCCACTGTCAGGCTGCTTCAAGAAAACCCTGAGCTCAGCGGCGGACTGTCGCTACAAATCGGTTTCGGTGCGGGTCTGGTATTCGGCGCCCAGGTAGTAGTTTTGCCATAAATTCATAGTTTTAGCGAGCTTTCCGCGCAAAACGCAGTGAAAGTTCGCGATTCAGGCCACATCCGTGGTTTGATCGACACTGCTCAGGACAAATTCTGCTGAGCGAACACCGTAGAAAGGGAGCCAAGAATGGCTAGCAACGAAGAAATCCTGGCCGGTTTGGCCGAGATCGTGAACGAGGAGACCGGCTTGGCTCCCGAGGCTGTGGAGCTGGACAAGTCCTTCACCGACGATCTTGACATTGACTCCATCTCGATGATGACCATCGTGGTCAACGCCGAAGAGAAGTTCGATGTACGCATTCCGGACGAAGAGGTCAAGAACCTCAAGACCGTTGGCGACGCCGTTAGCTACATCGCTAACGCCCAGAGCTAATACCCCGAAACAGCGCTGTTGCAGTGCAGCACCTGCCGTCATAGCAGCGAAGGTGCTGCGCTGAGACAGGGGCTAGCTCGGTCCGGTTAATGGTGTGCTGAACGCCGCCGCTAATCGTTATTTCATACCTTTAAGAGAGAGAAAACATGTCCCGCAAAGTTGTCATCACAGGACTGGGCGCGACCACCCCGATCGGTGGCGATGTCCCCACAACCTGGA is a window encoding:
- the aceE gene encoding pyruvate dehydrogenase (acetyl-transferring), homodimeric type; its protein translation is MLQKHASQERLNVTAGEENSHILSVLTNQLPDRDPEETAEWIESLDSLIKEQGTERAQFIMRSLLQRAGAQSVGVPMVTTTDYVNTIPADQEPEFPGDEEIERKYRAWLRWNAAVMVHRAQKPSIGVGGHISTYAGAATLYEVGFNHFFRGKDHPSGGDQVYFQGHASPGMYARAFMEGRLSEEDLDGFRQEKSKEGHGLSSYPHPRLMPEFWEFPTVSMGIGPMNAIYQAQSNRYLENRGIKDTSDAQVWAFLGDGEMDEPESRGLLQLAANDKLDNLNFVINCNLQRLDGPVRGNGKIMQELEAFFRGAGWNVIKVVWGREWDSLLAKDDDGALVDIMNTTVDGDYQTYKAESGGFVREHFFGKSPQTKEMVADMTDEEIWNLKRGGHDYRKVYAAYKAAVEFKGKPTVILAHTVKGYGLGTHFEGRNATHQMKKLTLQDLKDFRDHLRIPITDEQLEADPYSPPYYHPGMDAPEIKYLMERRQALGGFLPERRHQHTELTLPGDKAYEVANRGSGKQLAATTMAFVRLLKDLMRDKEFGKRVVPIIPDEARTFGMDSFFPTAKIYNPKGQNYLSVDRDLVLAYKESPAGQIVHAGINEAGSVAAFTAAGTSYATHGEPLIPIYVFYSMFGFQRTGDGLWAAADQMTRGFVIGATAGRTTLTGEGLQHADGHSLILASTNPAVVSYDPAYGYEIGHIMRSGLERMYGKDGSLTEEQRNVMYYLTVYNEPILQPAAPEELDVNGIVKGIYLLAPAKIDGPRTQLLASGVAVPWALEAQQILAEEWGVSADVWSVTSWTELRRDGLAAEEEQFLNPAAQARTPFVTQQLAGATGPIVAVTDHMKAVPDQIRQFVPNEFATLGADGFGFSDTRAAARRFFKIDSHSIVVRALEMLARRGEIDWQAPTQAIEKYRLLDVNAGTTGNAGGDS
- a CDS encoding dihydrofolate reductase family protein — translated: MLLVSMGVSIDGYINDRSGGIGWTVPSDELFAFHLARVSQLGGCLLGRRMYQTMQVWETDPTLIRTPLDAEFAEVWKALPKVVFSRSLDRVEGNARLATGTLSEEIESLRASTDKDIEISGAELAGPAIEAGLVDELGIFRYPIIVGGGTPLLPAVPTPITLDLVESRVFSPNVIYERYRRANGSSAPSDGPSQ
- a CDS encoding Type 1 glutamine amidotransferase-like domain-containing protein, producing the protein MKLLLTSGGVTNASIREALTELLDKPIEESSALVVPTAQWGQPMCSAQTVWKTIADGWDAPGGLCGLGWKSIGVLELTALPSIDEERWTRWVRDADALLVDGGEASYLSHWIKQSGLGQLLPELQETVWLGVSAGSMALTPRVGREFLNWRPEQGDETLGLVDFSIFPHLDYPGWPDHTIEHAQRWARNIPGPAYALDDQSAIRVENTEVKLVSEGRWELLKT
- a CDS encoding PucR family transcriptional regulator, producing MPSLKPAKVSALSNPQTLAKLRSSIGILSTTTTKQLDVSLPWFRRLDAEERSALGLLAQNGIASFVSYYEKPASPAWVLTDIFGNAPTELASSISLQKALQVIRIVVQTVEDQVPDLAAPGDEAALREAVLRYAREVAFAAADVYARAAESRGAWDTRLESLIVDAILRGENTDVLRSRIAALGWKSDDRFTVMVGSAPEGAGQGFVNELRRAASRHAEDALVGIQGDRLIVVLGGVNDSESAYFRISELFGQGPVVYGPEAASLVEASHSARAAFAGLAAIRAWPQAPRPAAANDLWPERVMNGDDDARRALVRGIYRPLLAASNGLVETLSSYLALGHSLEATARELFVHANTVRYRLRRVTDVTGWDPLLPREAFVLQTALAVGRLAQPMKAQ
- a CDS encoding ACP S-malonyltransferase — encoded protein: MFAILCPGQGAQSPGFLAPWLELPGVAEQLAALSEVAGVDLAAHGTSSDAETIKDTAIAQPLIVAAGLIAGRALLGDQLLSSANPHALAAGHSVGEITASALTGLLNETAAMTFVRERANGMAKAAAVTPTGMSAVLGGDPVEVLAAIAAAGLTPANVNGAGQTVAAGTLEQLAAFAENPPAKARVIPLKVAGAFHTEHMASAVTALESLKPTLNPSDPAVTLLSNYDGAEVSSGAAGLESLIAQVSRPVRWDLCMETMLSRGVSAVIELAPAGTLVGLAKRAMPGVSSVAVKTPADLEAARELIASAASAAPAEGK
- a CDS encoding beta-ketoacyl-ACP synthase III, with the translated sequence MSTPSLKQSALREHSRILGLGSYRSELVVTNDDVCQWIDSSDEWIRQRTGIVTRRRAPKEIGVVEMAEAAAREAMAQAGIEASQLGAVIVSTVTHQFATPSAASLLADRLGATPAPAFDISAACAGYCYGIGQADALVRSGTADYVLVVGVEKLSDVIDNHERTISFLLGDGAGAAVIGPSESAGIGPTIWGSDGSKWDAIGMTHSLLEVRDFSLAARTDTGPDEALASAGMNLWPTLRQDGQTVFRWAVWEMAKVAKQALEAAGVTADDLAAFVPHQANMRIIDSLVKELKLPDHVVVGRDIEDTGNTSAASIPLATVRLLQENPELSGGLSLQIGFGAGLVFGAQVVVLP
- a CDS encoding acyl carrier protein, with protein sequence MASNEEILAGLAEIVNEETGLAPEAVELDKSFTDDLDIDSISMMTIVVNAEEKFDVRIPDEEVKNLKTVGDAVSYIANAQS